AAAAGCCGAGCAACCCCTTCCTGGCGCGGGCCATCCCACGGTCGGACACGGCGCCCGCCGGGGCGGTCAGCCAGCTGCGACGTACTCCCGACAAGCACGACAGGGAGAAGGATAGAGACGGCAAGGAGAACCAGAACCAGAAACCGGCGCTCAAGGAGAGGTTCAGCTTCGGGCTCGGCAGGAAAAAGAGCAGCAGGTTCCTGTCTTCGGCGTCCTAAGAGGCGTTGCGGTTACCTATAGTACTGTCCTCTGCAGGGGCCGGAGCCGGGGTTGGAGTTGTAGCAAGAGTTGTAGAAAGCGGGAAAAGCAGGAAGCATCTGATTTTTCTCGGGATGGCGTGCTTCCGTTCTTGGTCATCTATCTGGGTTAAGGGGTTCTTTCAAGGATATATACCCTCGCGCGGGGAGGCTGTCGTGTTCGTGTTGCGTACTTGCTTCACCTTTTTGGTATTTGGCTACAGGCGTCACGTTGGATGGCTCTCTCACCATACCTGCTCGTATAGACCTGCTGTTTCTTTTCCCCCCTTCTTTCTCTCCGGAGCGCCATCTCCGAGATTGGGTTGGCGAGTACTATGAAGTCTCTCGGCACGAGGACCGACACGAGCTCGCCTTTGTTGGGCTCTAATCATGCGGACATTGGGgccggcgggggcggcgctTCAGGGCCCTCGAgacttgtacatacatacgatCATGGCATGGCAGGGCGCTGGAGATTGGAAATTTCCTTGGCATCGATTGTTGACTAGCGCCGAGTGTGCGGTTATGCCAACTGATCGGGTATCGCCAGCTCGGCCGCGTGTTAACTTTGCGACTAATAAATAAGCAGGAACAAGCTCGTTCGCTCGCAGCGCACACAGTCCTAATCGCTCGATCCCCGTCCCTGCCCCACTGCCACCTTGCTCTCTCtacaagtacggattattGTGACCAGCTTTTTTCCGGCCCCTTTTGGTTAGGGATGATGCACCATCCCACCTCTGCACATGGCGAAAAGATACCCCATGCATACATGCATGCATGCATGCATTCAACCGAGCCCGAGCCCGAATCCATTCCCCGTCCAAAAACGCCCGCGAtcagaaaaaagaaaagaaaagcaTTGCTTTACCTGGCACGTAGCCTGACTCTTTCCCTACCACCACCCGGCCCCGTCGCCGTTACATATATCCACATCAACCAGAGCTCGCGATGCGCCCACGGCGAACCGAGTCCTGCcgtctcgtcgtcgtcacgtATATTCTTCTTGTCCTCTCCATCGCTCCGTCCctctcttccttcttctcttccCTCCCTCAGACACGGCCACCCAACCCCGGTTCACTAGCCGAGGATGAGCTCGTAGACTATGATGAGGGtgttgatgatgatgagggGTACTGCCCGCCGTCGTGTGCGCATCATATAAGGTCAGCCGGAGCTTGCCCACGGAGGATTTCCGCTTCCCATCGAGGTCGGACACAAGGCCCGCCCCAGTGGTATGGTTTTGGTTGGGGGAGGGaaggaagggggaggggggccaCTCCTGGGATGCGATTCCCACTTACCCCTCATGACCGTCCTCACGCTCGCAATCAGCTGGATGATCTTGTACTTGACGCTGGTGTCGAGGTCCTGCCCGAAGCCGCGCTGGTATGTCCCCGGGGCGAGACCGACTGTTTTGGGCGGTTCGTGTCagctttcttcttctcttctcttcaCTCCTCTTTCCTTTCGCTATGTGAAAGTCTCggctggctggctggctggctggctAAGGTGGGAGCGGGAAGCATGGACGATACCAGCAGGGGGGAAAAACGTACCGCGCGCAAGGAATCGGTCTTCGGAGGGAATGCAGATAGcgttgaggaggaggacggtgACTGTTTCGCAGAGAAGGGGCGCGCATTGTGTTAGTGACGGGGGGCCTGCATTAAAAACGGAGAGTGGctgggggggtgggggggaagggggccGCACTATAGAGGAATTTCCCGAGGATGGACATGTTGAAGGGACGACCGGCTCGGCGGGACGCTGTCGTCGAAAAGGTGGGTTTGTGTGGTGTTGCTTTCGGCCTTGATGGCCTCGCCCTCTCGCGCGGCTCCTTTTCGTTCCGTACTCGTTAACGTCCAAACAGAATTCCCCGGTGACCCTTCTGCTTCTGATAATCGTAGAGCTTGAGTTGAGCCGCCCGCAAGTTGGCTGATACTGGGCCGGTTGCCAAAGTTCCGATATCACCTGCAGCGGTCTGTTGAAGCATGCGATACGCTAATTAACAGTGGTCCGCATGGTGTTGAAAGTCGGGCCGGCACGGGTACGTACCTTAGCTAACTAAAATAGGAAAAGGCGGTCTGAAGTCGAGGCAGGATCTCTAGGCTCTGAGGCTTCAACTTTCCCCTAACCCTGAATTCCAAAGCTCCGAATATCAGTTTGTCAGACCGTTGTCCGCAGTGGATTTGGTGTAATCCCCCATCCACTCCTCTCTACTACTTTTCCAAGTAGAAATAGCACAAAACAACACGAAACATCAAATAGGGCGATCCATCAAACCCACACAGCAAGGAGCAAAGGCAGGCTTAGACTCCTGATTTGTCTCTCATGAGCAAGTTGTGTTCCGGATTTGAAAATTCAGGAGGTTACCTGGCTTGACTTCAGTAGTCGTTGGACAACGGGCCCTCCAGGCTTTGGTTGAGTTGCGATTGGCTCCAGCAACACCTACGGAGTATGAGGGCCGGCCCAAACCAAGGAAAGAGCTTACCCCTGACGAGGTTCTCGGCCAACAACAGCAGTTGTTGATTTGGAAAGAGCATCTCAAGAATCTCCAATTCCTCGCTACGTTCCGGTTGTCGACTTCAAAGCCGTAGGCTTCTACTTCGTACAAGACTCTGTGCGGTTGTGTGTTGTGCAACATCCTTCACTAGCCTACTATCCCGAGACGACAATGGATCGCTCACGGGCGTAGCCATCATCCCCGTGATCTGCAACATGCGTCTAGATCTTTACCGCGATCCGAGACACGCAGTTGTTTGTTGGATTGGCTAAAGTCTTCTTTCGCCGAGCGTTGTCTGACCATACCGCTTGTAGGGATACTACGAGTACTTTGGTTCTTCAACAACCTACGAGTACcaaagtaatccgtaccgcGTGCTCGTTGCTCTCTCACCTCGGTCAAGGGTAGGTGAGGACGGCGCTGGCGACACTCGGGCGAAATGGAAACCCGCTGTGGGGCGCCATCCCACTGTTTCGTCTTGGCTGCAATTAACCGGCGGCTCTGGTTGGCGCGGGTCTTGAACAGGCTAAATCGCGCGGGCATGGCCGGATACCGGGTCAAGTCGACTTCTCGACTCCAGCAGCAGCGCCTCAAACTGCCCACGCAGCGTCTTGCTCGGCGGGATTTCTCTCTGGACTGTGACCGTCTATTGAACCGGCATCGGCCATGTGATCACCTGAACTTTTTCGTCTGCTTGCTGGCCAACAAACGCCTGGAGATGCAGGGCCGCAGCCCGTCTCTGGTTGCGGGCCGCCAAAGCGTTGCCCTCTGCAACTCTTATCAAAGAATAACCTACCGGATTTGGCACATGGGTTACACAATTGGGGAGTTGAGAGCTAAGAGCGAGCTTTTCCCGCCGCGTGCacaaggctaataataagaaaaacgACCAGCCGACTCGTGAGCGCTCCCTGGTTCCCACGGGGGAGTCCACATTCTCCAGCAAGCAGTTTAACCAGCGCAGATGGAGATTCGGCGGGACGGGCCCACAGCCTTGGCCGTGTGCTGCTTCTCACATCTGCTCAGTGGATCGCTTCCGGGGACGATGGCGCTCAGGACAACGCaagcctcgattttggctcAGTACGCcacggaaaaaaaaaaaaaaaaaaaaaaaaaaaaaaaaaaaaaaaaaaaaaaaaacgggcGCTTCTTCTCCACGGCAACGATGTTTGAGAAAAGTGGCCATGGAACATGGCGATGTAGCATCCACGCTAGGCACGCCGAGGAAGACCCTGGCGCCCGCTGTACGAGTAGATACCCGCGCCGCCTATGACGACGGAGCGGGTCTAGATGGGCCCTGGAGGGGCTGGAGATACTGCCGCAGGCGGGACGGTATGGCCCTGCTCGGCGGAACCGTCCTCGACGAAGCGCGCGACTCGGCGAGCGCGGCGGGATGCTCCTGGGCGGGCCACCTCTTCTCCTCCGGTCTGGAAAGATTGTGGTGGGGGTGGCCCGGTTGGCATAAGTAGCACGGCAACCCCTTGGTGCTCCTTGAACCTTCTCCGGCTGAATTATCCTTCTCATCTCTCAATACTTTCCATCCTCGTTGCTCCCCTCGCGGACATACCCTTCGTGTGAGCTTCCCCGTCACCTTCCCTCCGCTACTTCTGCCAACTCTGGGCTTCCGGTTTCCTGGGGCCGATCAATGTTCTAACTTGGCCTTACAGAGTCGCACCATCGCCTCGAAAAGGAAACAACAGAATCGAGCACAATGCCGTCACCTGTCATCAAGCTCAACAGCGGCTATGACATGCCCCAGGTGGGCTTCGGCCTCTGGAAGGTCGACAATTCCGTTGCCGCGGACGTCGTCTACAACGCCATCAAGGCCGGCTACCGCCTCTTCGATGGCGCTTGCGGTAAGTTTTACAACGTTGTTTGGcccttctcctccaaatTCCATCCGCCCCCCACTGGTCGCGGCATCGTTCTGCGCGTTGCGTTGCTTGACGTGGAGGGGCAGCAAGCTCGGGCGAAAACTACCCCGCCCCCCTCTGCCCCGGTCCTTCCCGCCCCACcgtgctgcggcggcggatgGAGGGGGGGTGGATTACTACTGTGGAACCGCGCCAAGCATCCCTAAGCAGCACTCAATTAACAGTAACTGCTGCGTACACTTAAAAGACGAGAACGGGGTGATTGACTGACAACGGGGGCATGGACAGACTACGGCAACGAGGTCGAGTGCGGCAAGGGTATCGCGCGCGCCATCTCGGAGGGCATTGTGAAGCGTGAGGACCTCTTCATCGTGTCCAAGCTCTGGAACACCTTCCACGACGCCGAGCGCGTCGAGCCCATCGTCAAGAAGCAGCTCGCCGACTGGGGCATTGACTACTTCGACCTCTACCTCATCCACTTCCCTGTCGCCCTCGAGTACGTCGACCCCTCGGTCCGCTACCCGCCCGGTTGGTTCTACGATGGCAAGAGCGAGATCCGCACCAGCAAGGCCACCATCCAGGAGACCTGGACTGCCATGGAGTCCCTTGTCGCCAAGGGCCTCACCAAGAGCATCGGTATTTCCAACTTCCAGGCCCAGCTGATCTACGACCTCCTGCGGTACGCCAAGATCCGCCCGGCCACCCTCCAGATCGAGCACCACCCCTACCTCGTCCAGCAGGAGCTGCTCAACCTCGCCAAGCAGGAGGGCATCGCCGTCACCGCCTACAGCTCCTTCGGCCCCGCCAGCTTCCTCGAGTTCAACATGCAGCACGCCGTCAAGCTCACCCCCCTTATCGAGGACGAGACCATCAAGAAGATCGCCGCCAAGTACAACCGCGAGCCCGCCCAAGTCCTGCTCCGCTGGGCCACTCAGCGTGGCCTGGCCGTCATCCCCAAGACCACCCGCCCCGCCCTCATGGCCTCCAACTTCCAGTGCACCGACTTTGATCTCTCCGAGGAGGACATCGCCACCATCTCGTCCTTCGACCGCG
This genomic window from Thermothelomyces thermophilus ATCC 42464 chromosome 1, complete sequence contains:
- a CDS encoding Aldo/keto reductase-like protein, translated to MPSPVIKLNSGYDMPQVGFGLWKVDNSVAADVVYNAIKAGYRLFDGACDYGNEVECGKGIARAISEGIVKREDLFIVSKLWNTFHDAERVEPIVKKQLADWGIDYFDLYLIHFPVALEYVDPSVRYPPGWFYDGKSEIRTSKATIQETWTAMESLVAKGLTKSIGISNFQAQLIYDLLRYAKIRPATLQIEHHPYLVQQELLNLAKQEGIAVTAYSSFGPASFLEFNMQHAVKLTPLIEDETIKKIAAKYNREPAQVLLRWATQRGLAVIPKTTRPALMASNFQCTDFDLSEEDIATISSFDRGIRFNQPSNYFPTEYLWIFG